The following coding sequences are from one Shewanella violacea DSS12 window:
- the dusC gene encoding tRNA dihydrouridine(16) synthase DusC, with the protein MRVILAPMEGVADAPMRALLTGVGGYDLVISEFIRVVDQLLPEKVFYRLCAELAHGSKTKSGTPVRLQLLGQHPQWMAENAQRAIELGSLGVDLNFGCPAPMVNRSNGGAAMLKEPETIYRVVKAVREAVPEQLPATAKIRLGWDDKSRCVEIAQAIEAAGATELTVHARTKEEGYRPPAHWEYIQQIKQAISIPVIANGEVWSREDYLKCQQVSQCDDVMIGRGALAVPNLAHVIKGSQDKMPWSEVLLLLLQYSDYEIVSEKEKYYPARIKQWLKFIAKQYCEADDLFTQVRVLKKTPEILSLLRSLA; encoded by the coding sequence ATGCGTGTAATACTCGCACCAATGGAAGGCGTTGCCGACGCGCCTATGAGAGCACTGCTAACCGGCGTAGGTGGATACGATCTGGTGATCAGTGAATTTATTCGAGTGGTTGATCAACTCCTGCCAGAAAAAGTCTTTTATCGTCTATGTGCAGAATTAGCTCATGGTAGTAAGACTAAATCCGGAACTCCAGTGAGATTACAACTGCTGGGCCAACACCCTCAGTGGATGGCGGAGAATGCCCAGAGAGCCATCGAACTAGGTTCTCTAGGTGTCGATCTTAATTTTGGTTGTCCTGCCCCCATGGTCAATCGCAGCAATGGTGGAGCGGCAATGTTAAAAGAGCCTGAAACCATTTACCGCGTAGTCAAAGCGGTACGGGAGGCCGTTCCCGAGCAATTACCGGCGACAGCAAAGATACGCCTAGGTTGGGACGATAAGAGTCGCTGCGTTGAAATAGCTCAAGCGATTGAAGCAGCCGGTGCCACTGAGCTGACCGTGCACGCCAGAACGAAGGAAGAAGGTTACAGGCCTCCCGCTCACTGGGAGTATATTCAACAAATCAAGCAGGCTATCTCAATACCTGTGATCGCAAATGGAGAGGTCTGGAGCCGTGAAGATTATCTCAAATGCCAACAAGTCAGTCAGTGTGATGATGTAATGATAGGTCGCGGCGCATTAGCCGTACCGAATTTAGCCCATGTGATTAAAGGCTCCCAAGATAAGATGCCCTGGTCTGAAGTCTTATTGCTACTGTTACAATACTCAGACTATGAAATCGTCAGCGAGAAAGAGAAATATTATCCCGCACGAATAAAGCAGTGGCTTAAATTCATCGCCAAGCAATATTGTGAAGCCGATGACCTCTTTACCCAAGTAAGAGTATTAAAGAAAACGCCGGAAATTCTCTCTTTACTCAGATCTCTCGCCTAA
- a CDS encoding TraR/DksA family transcriptional regulator, producing the protein MSRPHIRHELSQLESNLRTEIGKLAQSKNISLDTQTGSLCELIAILTQAGLCEHPLFGQITQVDAAVCQLDIGLYGLCSDCENEIETERLDINPVEQRCTQCAKSHEHEHRQELRLKH; encoded by the coding sequence GTGAGTAGACCCCATATCAGACATGAATTGTCACAGCTAGAATCCAATCTAAGGACTGAGATAGGTAAGCTTGCACAGAGTAAAAATATCAGCCTCGACACTCAAACGGGTTCACTTTGCGAACTGATAGCTATTTTGACCCAGGCAGGCTTATGTGAACACCCATTATTTGGGCAAATAACACAAGTCGACGCCGCAGTCTGTCAGCTAGATATTGGCCTGTATGGTCTTTGCTCCGATTGTGAGAATGAGATAGAAACCGAGCGCTTAGATATCAATCCCGTTGAACAGAGGTGCACCCAATGTGCCAAAAGTCATGAGCATGAGCACAGGCAAGAGTTAAGACTCAAACATTAG
- the sohB gene encoding protease SohB gives MEFLYEYGLFFAKAITIVLSIIAVVILVLASAIKQKGEKGELLLTNLSEDLKNLKHDLKEELLSKKQFKAYEKQLKADEKAKEKAEKEQGEETLDPRVFVVDFKGSIDASEVASLREEISAILAIAEKGDEVIVTVESGGGMVHGYGLASSQLDRLRQADIHLTICVDKVAASGGYMMACVANKVYAAPFAIVGSIGVVAQIPNFHKLLKKHDIDYEQHTAGDFKRTLTLFGENTDEGRAKFQTELEETHVLFKQFIAKYRPELDLDKVATGEHWYGQQAIELGLIDGISTSDDVVMKLAKERTVIKVRYQLKKNFADKIAHGASLSFNAIFNKLAEKNQRLS, from the coding sequence TTGGAATTTTTGTACGAATATGGACTGTTTTTCGCCAAAGCAATAACCATAGTGTTATCGATTATCGCTGTTGTTATCCTTGTGCTTGCCTCTGCGATAAAGCAGAAAGGGGAGAAGGGAGAGCTATTGCTGACCAACCTCTCTGAAGATCTCAAGAACCTTAAGCATGATCTTAAAGAGGAACTGCTGAGTAAGAAGCAGTTTAAAGCCTATGAGAAGCAGCTAAAAGCGGACGAGAAGGCCAAAGAGAAAGCCGAGAAAGAGCAAGGTGAAGAGACATTAGATCCTAGAGTGTTTGTGGTCGACTTTAAGGGCAGTATAGATGCCAGCGAAGTGGCTTCTTTGCGTGAAGAGATAAGTGCTATTTTGGCCATTGCAGAGAAGGGCGATGAAGTGATCGTAACTGTCGAGAGTGGCGGCGGTATGGTGCATGGATATGGTTTGGCATCGAGTCAGTTGGACCGCCTGCGTCAGGCCGATATTCATCTGACTATTTGTGTCGACAAAGTGGCAGCCAGTGGCGGCTATATGATGGCTTGTGTGGCGAACAAGGTATACGCGGCTCCATTTGCCATTGTTGGCTCGATTGGGGTAGTGGCGCAAATACCTAACTTCCATAAATTGCTTAAGAAGCATGATATTGATTATGAGCAGCATACAGCAGGGGACTTTAAGCGTACCTTGACCCTATTTGGTGAAAATACTGACGAGGGACGTGCGAAGTTTCAGACTGAGCTCGAAGAAACTCATGTGTTATTTAAACAGTTTATCGCTAAATATCGCCCCGAATTAGATCTTGATAAAGTGGCTACAGGTGAACATTGGTATGGTCAACAGGCCATAGAACTGGGTCTTATCGATGGCATATCCACCAGTGATGATGTGGTGATGAAGCTAGCGAAAGAGAGAACCGTGATCAAGGTGCGTTATCAGTTGAAGAAAAATTTCGCTGATAAAATTGCCCATGGAGCGTCACTTTCATTTAACGCTATATTCAATAAACTCGCCGAGAAAAATCAGCGTCTAAGTTAG
- a CDS encoding VolA/Pla-1 family phospholipase, with product MKRLFLGVAIASALGLTACSEDSVDELKDKVEPLIPESHIAFDPGNVDPAKRTLPLPNDLLFQGTLDGTINIPGEDLKGGSDYTDPSMALGALDGWSTTAPISIDVELASDHDGTMLSLDEVSVFQPGAVRMFEATVGGPLSSDPDCKASASASACKVGAELTFGVDFVSKAVGNKIVIVPLKPLKANQSYIYVTTNLIQDSAGQGIAPSSTYNSVRLDIETHPLETEAQLSLQTLVNSYEKGIAAEYGVDLDTISYSGLFTTQSVADVYETLKLLMVDPTPGNPYAPRFSVLPTPLGYTIATAAGIPSEAGDIFKIADLTNVYKAELILPIFGDCSSAACLDENMMPAINGSWKALGDSPVSVLLALQAGTMSQENYGMQAMAYGIAPADGIATPALLAGKTWLLDDGTAADKAKHLTKFNPIPEIKKHETVPVFITMPDAAKLAAFSAEKGLTFVAPTAGWPTNIALHGLGGGKEAAMAFASTYAAMGIATFAIDHPLHGARSFDANDDGVYEVSASAPEFGVAIGQPDAFVNGNPLAFINIASTLSVRDNFRQSVVDHLGVRLALTGLSMQLAQLEQPQIFDIGKISSQGISLGGIVNTNFSTYASTGLVNPETGTALPNFFALNASSLVAPTGGFAGTFIGSETFGPMLFENIIASDSFQPLVDEANTAGYEPGTPEYAALVQAVYKGFLPAFAFAVQTAVDSADPINHAAMLKATELPVHVIEIVGDGTEDNKPDQVLPNSVDGFPTAGTEPLITALGLECIDTTTAGSGVVRFVEGHHSSLTGTSGTAATAEMQQEVAKFALTAGKGTATIMIDTDLKHVIQPCAVPAG from the coding sequence ATGAAAAGACTCTTTTTAGGTGTCGCGATTGCATCTGCGCTAGGACTCACGGCCTGTAGTGAAGATAGTGTCGATGAGTTAAAAGATAAGGTTGAGCCTCTGATCCCTGAGTCTCATATCGCATTCGATCCAGGTAATGTAGACCCTGCAAAACGTACTCTACCTTTACCCAATGATCTTCTATTTCAGGGTACCTTAGATGGCACGATCAACATTCCAGGTGAAGATCTTAAAGGCGGTAGCGATTACACAGATCCTTCAATGGCTCTTGGTGCACTTGATGGTTGGTCGACCACAGCGCCAATTTCCATAGATGTTGAACTCGCTTCTGATCATGATGGCACAATGTTATCACTCGATGAGGTTTCAGTATTCCAGCCTGGTGCGGTGAGGATGTTCGAGGCGACAGTTGGGGGTCCGTTATCTTCTGATCCCGACTGTAAAGCCAGTGCATCAGCTTCTGCCTGTAAAGTTGGTGCCGAGCTGACATTTGGTGTTGATTTCGTCTCTAAGGCTGTTGGTAATAAAATTGTTATTGTTCCTCTGAAGCCATTAAAGGCCAATCAGTCTTATATCTATGTAACGACCAATCTAATCCAAGACTCAGCAGGTCAGGGGATTGCTCCATCATCGACTTATAATTCCGTAAGATTAGATATAGAAACTCATCCACTTGAAACTGAAGCTCAATTATCTCTTCAAACCTTAGTGAACAGTTATGAGAAAGGCATAGCAGCTGAGTATGGTGTGGATCTTGATACGATTAGTTATTCGGGACTGTTTACCACTCAATCTGTTGCTGATGTATATGAGACACTAAAATTATTAATGGTAGACCCTACACCTGGCAATCCTTATGCCCCGCGCTTCTCTGTTCTGCCTACGCCATTAGGTTATACAATTGCCACCGCTGCAGGAATTCCTTCCGAAGCGGGTGATATATTCAAGATTGCTGATTTAACCAATGTATATAAAGCTGAGTTAATCTTGCCTATCTTTGGTGATTGTTCTTCAGCGGCTTGTTTAGATGAAAATATGATGCCAGCAATTAATGGCAGCTGGAAGGCCCTGGGTGATAGTCCTGTTTCAGTGCTACTGGCGCTCCAAGCTGGCACCATGAGCCAAGAAAATTACGGCATGCAAGCAATGGCCTATGGTATTGCTCCTGCTGATGGCATTGCTACCCCTGCACTTTTAGCCGGAAAAACTTGGCTACTCGATGACGGTACAGCGGCCGATAAGGCTAAACATCTGACTAAGTTTAACCCCATTCCTGAAATTAAAAAGCACGAGACAGTTCCGGTATTTATTACCATGCCCGACGCAGCTAAACTCGCTGCTTTTAGTGCAGAGAAAGGCTTAACCTTTGTGGCACCGACAGCAGGTTGGCCGACTAATATCGCGCTTCATGGTCTGGGTGGTGGTAAAGAGGCAGCGATGGCTTTCGCCAGTACCTATGCTGCTATGGGGATTGCAACGTTTGCAATCGATCATCCCTTACATGGCGCGCGTTCATTCGATGCTAATGACGATGGTGTCTATGAAGTGTCGGCGTCTGCACCAGAATTTGGCGTTGCAATCGGACAACCTGATGCTTTTGTGAATGGTAACCCATTAGCCTTTATCAATATCGCTAGCACTTTATCAGTGCGTGATAATTTCCGTCAGAGTGTTGTCGATCATCTTGGTGTTCGTCTGGCTCTAACTGGCCTATCTATGCAGCTGGCTCAGCTTGAGCAGCCTCAGATATTTGATATTGGTAAGATCAGCTCACAAGGTATAAGTCTTGGTGGGATTGTTAATACTAACTTCTCTACCTATGCCAGCACTGGTTTAGTTAATCCCGAGACTGGAACAGCATTGCCAAATTTCTTTGCACTCAATGCATCATCTTTGGTTGCGCCAACGGGCGGTTTTGCCGGAACCTTTATCGGTTCGGAGACTTTTGGCCCCATGTTGTTCGAAAATATCATAGCATCTGATTCTTTCCAGCCTTTGGTTGATGAAGCAAATACTGCTGGTTATGAACCAGGTACACCAGAATATGCAGCCCTTGTTCAAGCTGTCTATAAAGGTTTCTTACCTGCATTCGCCTTTGCGGTTCAGACTGCTGTAGATAGTGCCGATCCGATAAACCATGCGGCTATGCTGAAAGCAACAGAGCTTCCGGTACACGTGATTGAGATAGTGGGTGACGGCACAGAGGACAATAAACCGGATCAGGTACTGCCAAACAGTGTCGATGGCTTCCCAACTGCCGGTACAGAGCCTCTTATCACCGCATTGGGTTTAGAGTGTATCGATACGACAACGGCAGGTTCAGGGGTTGTTAGGTTTGTTGAAGGGCATCATAGTTCGCTTACTGGTACTTCCGGCACCGCTGCAACGGCTGAGATGCAGCAAGAAGTTGCTAAGTTTGCGCTAACTGCTGGTAAAGGCACTGCGACGATTATGATTGATACAGATCTTAAACATGTGATTCAGCCATGTGCGGTTCCTGCTGGCTAA
- a CDS encoding YciK family oxidoreductase, whose amino-acid sequence MLEYQAAKDLLINKTILVTGAGDGIGRAAAISFAQHGATVILLGKTVKKLEAVYDQIIQAGYPKPAIVPLDLQGATEQNYIDMAQTIEEQFGHLDGALHNAGLLGVLGPFEHISMDSVQEVMQVNVIAEIMLTKALLPIMKKAPKASLVFTSSGVGRQGRAFWGEYAISKFATEGMMQSIADEYEGSSLRVNSINPGATRTGMRANAYPAENPSTLKEPEDIMATYLYLMGDDSAAVNGQQLSAQ is encoded by the coding sequence ATGTTGGAATATCAAGCTGCAAAAGATCTACTTATTAACAAAACAATACTGGTAACAGGTGCTGGAGACGGGATTGGACGCGCGGCTGCCATCAGTTTCGCGCAACACGGCGCTACGGTGATCCTGCTTGGAAAGACAGTTAAGAAGTTAGAAGCCGTATATGATCAGATAATACAAGCTGGTTACCCAAAGCCTGCGATTGTACCTTTAGACTTACAAGGCGCTACCGAGCAAAACTATATCGATATGGCACAGACTATCGAAGAGCAATTTGGCCACCTTGATGGTGCCCTACATAACGCGGGACTGCTCGGCGTGTTAGGTCCCTTCGAACATATCTCCATGGATTCTGTTCAAGAGGTCATGCAGGTTAATGTCATTGCCGAAATCATGCTAACTAAGGCACTGCTGCCTATCATGAAGAAGGCGCCTAAGGCATCACTGGTGTTTACCTCCAGTGGCGTCGGACGTCAGGGCCGTGCATTCTGGGGCGAATACGCCATCTCTAAGTTTGCAACCGAAGGCATGATGCAATCTATCGCCGATGAATATGAAGGTTCAAGCTTGAGGGTCAACAGCATAAACCCAGGTGCCACTCGCACAGGAATGCGCGCGAATGCTTACCCGGCTGAAAACCCAAGCACACTCAAGGAGCCTGAAGATATTATGGCGACTTATCTTTACCTGATGGGTGATGATTCTGCAGCTGTTAATGGTCAGCAGCTGAGCGCGCAGTAA
- the rluB gene encoding 23S rRNA pseudouridine(2605) synthase RluB: MSEKLQKVLARAGHGSRREMEAWIAAGRISIDGEIANLGDRIEADVKIRIDGRTVSIKSEEDLICRVIAYHKPEGEICSRKDPEGRPTVFDRLPKTRDSRWVAVGRLDINTSGLLLFTSDGELANRLMHPSNEVEREYAVRTFGEVNDACIQRLRTGVTLEDGPASFDKVKAAGGEGMNKWWHVTLAEGRNREVRRLWESQEVQVSRLIRIRYGKIELPKSLPRGGWVELTMEQVNYLRKTAGLNEETRTVLGTDKHSVARSKVKGSKIRRAVRKHKAVASKPGRKRI, encoded by the coding sequence ATGAGTGAAAAATTGCAGAAAGTCTTGGCCCGTGCAGGCCATGGCTCCCGTCGTGAGATGGAGGCATGGATTGCTGCAGGTCGAATTAGTATAGATGGTGAGATTGCCAATCTAGGTGATCGCATCGAAGCTGATGTAAAGATCCGTATCGATGGTCGAACCGTTTCGATTAAATCTGAAGAAGATCTAATCTGTCGCGTGATTGCCTATCATAAGCCTGAAGGCGAGATTTGTAGTCGCAAAGACCCTGAAGGTCGTCCTACGGTGTTCGACCGTCTACCCAAGACACGTGATTCACGTTGGGTTGCTGTCGGTCGTCTCGATATCAACACCTCAGGTTTGTTGCTGTTTACCTCAGATGGTGAACTGGCAAACCGCTTGATGCATCCATCTAATGAAGTTGAACGTGAGTACGCAGTACGTACCTTCGGCGAAGTTAATGATGCCTGTATTCAACGCCTTAGAACAGGGGTTACCTTAGAAGATGGCCCAGCTAGTTTCGATAAAGTGAAAGCGGCTGGCGGTGAAGGCATGAACAAGTGGTGGCATGTGACGCTTGCTGAAGGCCGTAATCGTGAAGTTCGCCGTTTATGGGAATCTCAAGAAGTACAGGTGAGCCGTCTTATCCGTATTCGTTACGGCAAGATTGAGCTGCCTAAGTCACTGCCTCGTGGTGGTTGGGTTGAGTTGACCATGGAGCAGGTTAATTACCTCAGAAAAACGGCTGGCTTAAATGAAGAGACTCGTACCGTCCTAGGTACCGACAAGCACAGCGTCGCTCGCTCGAAAGTGAAGGGCTCTAAGATCCGTCGTGCAGTGCGTAAGCATAAAGCGGTAGCAAGTAAGCCTGGGCGCAAGAGAATCTAG
- the scpB gene encoding SMC-Scp complex subunit ScpB produces the protein MQINPDQLKQLIEASLFVLGKTVSIKNLKETVLITFSVTRVKIKAAIEELQQDYQGRGVELVSVAGGYRFQTIEALSPYLQPLWQEKAPKYSRATLETLAVIAYRQPVTRGDIEFVRGVAVSSQTIKSLTDRQWIKTVGHKEVPGRPALYATTTDFLAYFGLERLADLPPLTDTESLETLFSNVNSSSDSNEETGSTDTLNTEESTNE, from the coding sequence CTGCAGATAAACCCCGATCAGCTCAAGCAGTTGATCGAGGCGAGCCTGTTCGTTTTAGGAAAAACCGTCAGCATAAAGAACCTGAAAGAGACTGTGCTAATCACTTTCAGTGTCACTCGGGTTAAGATTAAAGCTGCGATAGAAGAGTTACAACAAGATTATCAGGGGCGAGGTGTTGAGCTAGTCAGCGTCGCCGGCGGTTATCGATTTCAAACAATCGAGGCCTTAAGTCCTTATCTGCAGCCCTTGTGGCAGGAGAAGGCACCAAAATATTCACGGGCAACCTTAGAAACCTTGGCCGTAATTGCATACCGTCAACCTGTGACTCGAGGTGATATCGAGTTTGTCAGGGGCGTAGCTGTCAGTAGCCAGACCATAAAAAGTTTGACTGACAGACAATGGATAAAAACGGTGGGGCATAAAGAGGTACCGGGTAGACCGGCGCTGTATGCTACAACCACCGATTTTTTAGCCTATTTTGGCTTAGAACGTCTAGCGGACTTACCGCCGCTAACCGATACTGAGTCTTTAGAGACCCTTTTTTCAAATGTGAATTCAAGTTCGGATTCTAATGAAGAGACAGGGTCTACAGATACATTAAACACAGAAGAGTCTACTAATGAGTGA
- a CDS encoding segregation and condensation protein A, which yields MQGTQKSLPLAIVRGEPLKQFPADLFIPPEALEVFLESFEGPLDLLLYLIRKQKLDVVELPIWPVTKQYLEYIELLQGARVELAADYLVMAATLAEIKSRLLLPRHVNEDEEEEDPRARLIRQLKAYEVIKEAQQQLDNLPRLDRDVFQVKVTPAPDIKPVLVPPQVSLTEIALAFGAVMKRIEATEHHHVRREALSTRERMIQILAKLDGEEYLPFEALFEANEGRSGVVVSFLALMELVKELLVELVQSDPFSTIHVRAY from the coding sequence ATGCAAGGGACTCAAAAAAGTTTGCCCTTGGCCATAGTCAGAGGCGAGCCGTTAAAACAGTTTCCAGCCGATCTTTTTATTCCGCCAGAAGCACTCGAAGTGTTTCTTGAGTCGTTTGAAGGCCCGCTAGATTTACTCTTATATCTGATCCGTAAGCAGAAACTCGATGTTGTAGAGCTGCCAATATGGCCTGTGACTAAGCAATATCTTGAGTATATTGAGCTACTACAAGGTGCTCGAGTCGAGCTTGCAGCCGATTATTTAGTCATGGCGGCGACCTTGGCCGAAATTAAGTCTCGCTTGTTATTGCCAAGACATGTGAATGAAGATGAAGAAGAGGAAGATCCTCGTGCTCGCTTGATACGTCAACTTAAAGCCTATGAGGTGATTAAAGAGGCGCAGCAGCAACTGGATAACTTGCCTAGACTCGACAGAGACGTGTTTCAGGTGAAGGTAACACCAGCACCGGACATTAAGCCTGTGCTTGTGCCGCCTCAAGTGTCTTTGACTGAGATAGCCTTGGCATTCGGTGCTGTCATGAAACGAATCGAGGCGACAGAGCATCATCACGTTAGGCGTGAAGCCTTGTCGACGCGAGAACGCATGATACAGATTTTAGCCAAGCTAGATGGCGAGGAATACTTGCCATTTGAAGCTCTGTTTGAGGCTAACGAGGGGCGTAGTGGTGTAGTGGTCAGTTTTCTAGCCTTGATGGAACTGGTTAAAGAGTTATTGGTCGAACTCGTGCAGAGTGACCCATTTTCAACCATACATGTTAGGGCGTATTGA
- a CDS encoding L-threonylcarbamoyladenylate synthase, which produces MSQFFYVHEENPQPRLINQAVNALKNGGVIVYPTDSGYALGCLLGEKDAMSRMARIRQIDNDHNFSLMCRDQSELSAYAKVDNQAYRVLKHHTPGPYTFIFKASKEVPKRLQNPKKKTIGIRVPDNVIALALLEALDAPLMSTSLILPGEEFTESDPEHIRDILEHQVDVIIHGGYLGEKPTTVIDMSDGDIEVIREGAGDITPFI; this is translated from the coding sequence ATGAGTCAGTTTTTTTACGTACATGAAGAAAATCCCCAGCCGCGTTTGATTAACCAGGCGGTCAATGCCCTCAAGAATGGCGGAGTCATCGTTTATCCGACAGATTCTGGCTATGCCCTTGGATGTTTGCTGGGAGAAAAAGATGCCATGAGCCGTATGGCGCGAATTCGTCAGATCGATAACGATCATAACTTCTCTCTTATGTGCCGCGATCAGTCGGAGTTATCGGCCTATGCCAAGGTCGATAATCAGGCATATCGAGTACTCAAGCACCATACGCCAGGACCTTACACCTTTATTTTTAAGGCCAGTAAAGAGGTGCCTAAGCGTCTGCAGAATCCTAAGAAGAAGACCATAGGCATACGTGTGCCGGATAATGTCATCGCGTTAGCTCTGCTTGAAGCCTTAGATGCGCCTTTGATGTCGACAAGTTTGATTCTTCCAGGGGAAGAATTTACCGAATCAGACCCTGAGCATATTCGCGATATTCTGGAACATCAGGTCGATGTGATCATACATGGTGGCTACCTAGGCGAGAAGCCGACGACGGTGATCGACATGTCAGATGGCGATATAGAAGTGATACGCGAAGGCGCCGGAGATATCACCCCCTTCATCTAG
- the rnm gene encoding RNase RNM encodes MTDEILLIDLHSHTSASDGQLTPSELIERAIGNGVQMFAITDHDTTAGLAEAHAYNQGHESPLTLVNGVEISTRWHNHDIHIVGLNVSLQDEAFEAFLVNQRELREVRAKEIGIRLAKAGIEGAYEGAKALAGGAALSRGHYARWLANNGYATSMANVFKKYLARGKTGYVPNNWSDMATAIEKIHQAGGVAILAHPSGYKLSAKWVKRLVREFKEAGGDAMEVVGSRQTIDDRNNLIALSLQNELAASLGSDFHFPGSFIELGKSMFQPKGVNWVWQMDCWNSDNIASQA; translated from the coding sequence ATGACAGATGAAATATTATTAATCGATCTCCATAGCCATACAAGCGCTTCAGATGGTCAACTCACCCCCTCCGAACTGATTGAAAGAGCCATTGGAAATGGTGTGCAGATGTTTGCTATCACCGACCACGATACCACCGCAGGATTAGCCGAAGCTCACGCCTATAATCAAGGTCATGAGTCCCCCTTAACCTTAGTCAATGGCGTAGAAATCTCGACCCGCTGGCATAACCACGATATTCATATTGTGGGGCTGAATGTGAGCCTTCAAGATGAAGCATTCGAAGCTTTTCTAGTCAACCAAAGAGAGCTGCGTGAAGTCAGAGCCAAAGAGATTGGCATCAGGTTAGCTAAGGCTGGAATTGAAGGGGCTTATGAAGGGGCGAAAGCCTTAGCTGGTGGCGCCGCATTGAGTCGAGGGCATTATGCCCGTTGGCTAGCGAATAATGGTTATGCTACCAGTATGGCAAATGTATTTAAAAAATACCTTGCACGGGGTAAAACGGGCTATGTACCTAATAATTGGTCGGATATGGCCACGGCGATCGAGAAGATACACCAGGCTGGAGGTGTCGCCATCTTGGCTCATCCCAGTGGCTATAAATTGTCGGCCAAGTGGGTGAAACGTTTGGTGCGGGAGTTTAAAGAGGCTGGTGGAGATGCCATGGAAGTGGTTGGCAGTCGTCAGACAATAGATGATCGTAATAATTTAATCGCCTTAAGCCTGCAAAATGAGTTAGCCGCATCCCTAGGCAGTGACTTTCATTTCCCAGGCAGTTTTATTGAGCTTGGCAAGAGCATGTTTCAGCCTAAAGGTGTTAATTGGGTGTGGCAGATGGACTGTTGGAATAGCGACAACATCGCCTCTCAAGCATAG